The Fibrobacter sp. UWEL nucleotide sequence GTTCACCAAAAGTCAAGATGGTTTCCAAATTTTTTTACGCTTAAGTCCGTTGATAGCACCCCCGTCAGCATCGTTTCTGCCGTAAAACGGCTACTTGGCTAACTAGATATTTTTTTACAAATTACACAGCCGAGAGTCGGTCTTCAAATTTTTCCCGTTCGGGAATATTTTCTATAAAAAACACATTTGCACAATTGATTTTCCCGTTCGGGAATATTATATTTGAAACATGCAAGTTCTTAAGGCAACAGACATCGCAACCGTGGTAAAGACCCGGCGTAAACAGTTGAACCTCACGCAGGCCCAATGCGCCGCATTTTGCGGCGTCGGAAACCGTTTTTTCTCGGAATTAGAAAACGGCAAGGATTCCCTGCACATCGGCAAAGTACTAAACGTACTCCAAATGCTGGGCATCAATCTGCACACCATCGAAAAGGAGAACGATAAGTGATCCTCAACGTTTTCTTTGGAAGCAGATTGGCAGGCACCCTGGAGTCCACTCCAAACCAGGGAATCATATTTCAATACAACTCCGAATTCGCCAAAACCGGGCCATCCCTTTCACAAGCCCTCCCATTGCAATCAGCACCCTTTTCCCAAAAAGAATGCCTCCCCTTCTTTTCGGGAATCCTCCCCGAAGGGGATGTCAAGCGCAGAGTATCCGACTTTCTGCACATTTCTGAATCCAGTACATTTAAACTGCTCCAAGAGCTTGGTGGTGACTGCGCAGGCATGATTTCCATTTTGCCCGAATCGACACCAGTCAAAGCGCAGGACACCTATACCCTGGATACCAAAAATTATCTCAAAATTTCCGATCGCAAACTTCTTGAATTTATCCAGAATTCCGCCACGCGCCCTCTGCTGAAAGCCACCGAGGAACTACGCCTTTCTCTAGCCGGCGCCCAGGAAAAACTGCCCTTGGCATTCTTCGGAGGAAAATTCTACCTTCCCAAAGACGGGGCTCCCTCCACGCACATCATCAAACCAACCGGTACAGGTGAGCTAGCCTCCCTCGCCGCAAACGAATACATCTGCACCCAGCTGGCAAAATCCGCCGGTCTCCCCACTCCCAGAACAGAACTTCGAAAACTTGGCGACCATTATTTCTTCATGACCGAGCGCTACGATCGCCTCATCAGCGGAAAAAACATCTCTCGTCTCCACCAAGAAGACATGTGCCAGGCACTAGGCATCATGAGCGACCGCAAGTATCAAAACGATGGCGGTCCAAGCCTAGCTGGCATCTACCAACTCATCAAGCAAAAAACATCCATTCCCCTGCTAGACACAAAGGCCTTTATTCAATACGCCCTCTTCAACCTACTCATCGGCAACTGCGACGCCCACGGCAAGAACTATTCCCTCCTATACCGAGGAAATATGGTCCAACTTGCCCCCATCTACGACACCGTATGCACCCTGATTTACCCGAGCCTGACGCAAAAAACATCCATGAAATTCGGCAAGCATTACGAAATCAAGAAAATCAAAAAAGACGATCTTGAATTATGGGCCACCGAAGTCAACTTGCGTCCTGGAATTTTTTTGGACATCTACAAGGAATTAGGCGAAAAAATCAAAAAAGGCTTTGAACCCCTAAAGAATGATCCCGCAATCGCCGATTTCAAGGACACCCTAACCCGCATACAAGAATCATTCTTTCTACATTCCCTCCTATGAGCGAGCAAAATACCGCTAAAAAGATTTCCTTTGTGATTCCCTGCTATCGTAGCCAGGGGACTATCGAAGCCGTGGTCAACGAAATCCGCGAGACCGTCGCCACCCGCAACGAGTCATCCCGAGCAGCCAACATGTCATCCCGAGCAGCTAACATGTCATCCCGAGCGAAGTCGAGGGATCTCTTTGATTACGAAATCATCCTGGTGAACGACAGCAGTCCCGACAAGGTCTGGGATGTAATCAAGAATCTTGCGGCTGCAGACCCCAAGATCAAGGGTATTTGTCTGGCGAAAAACTTCGGGCAGCACTGCGCCCTCATGGCAGGCTACGGCGCCGCCACTGGCGATTACGTCGTAAGTCTGGATGACGACGGCCAGACTCCCGCCAGCGAAACCTTCAAGCTGGTAGACAAGCTGGAAGAAGGCTTCGACGTGGTATACGGCTATTACGAACACAAGAAGGAACACCTGTTCCGTCGTTTCGGCAGCTGGACCAACAAGAAAATGGCAGAAGCCATCATCGGCCAGCCCAAAACCTTGCAGACCACCAGTTTCTTCATCATGAAGAAATTCATCGTAGACGAAATCGTACGATACCCCCACCCCTTCGCCTACATCAGCGGCCTGGTCTTCCGCGCCACCAAGAACCTGGGCAACGTCGAAGTAGAACACCGCAACCGCCTAGAAGGCGAGTCCGGCTACACCATCGCAGGCCTAATCCGTCTGTGGATCAACGGCTTTACCGCCTTCTCCGTTAAGCCCCTCCGCGCAGCCACCTTCATCGGCTTCCTCTGCGCCATCGTGGGCCTTGTATCCGGCGGCTTCGTTGTGTACGAAAAACTCATGCGCCCCGAAATTCCCGTAGGCTACACCAGCATGCTAGCCACCATGCTCTTCATCGGCGGCATGCTCATGCTCCTCCTGGGCCTCATCGGCGAATACATCGGCCGCATCTACATCAGCATCAACCAAAGCCCCCAATACGTCATCCGCGAGCGTGTATGATTCGGGCGCTGCTCATAAACATCTTCTTCCTCGCACTCTGCCTCATCTTTGGTGACTTAAAATACGGCGCCATCGACGATTACTTTATGGCAGCGGTTCTCACAGGCGCCCACGGCACCGATTACAACCCCCACCTGCTTTTCGTCAACGCCCTTTACGGCTACGCCCTCATCCCCCTCTACAAACTATTCCCCACCATTGGCTGGTACTACATCGGCGAGATGTTCAGCGTTTTCCTGAGCCTCACCACCATCAGCTACATTATCATCAAAAAGATGGGCAACAAATGGGGTACCCTCATCGCCACCCTACTGGTAGCCCTCCTAGCCAGCGACTTCTACCTGGTGGTCCAATTCACCCAATGCGCCAGCCTCCTAAGCGCCACCGGCATGCTAGTCTTCGCGAATACGCTAGATTCTTCGACTCCGCGTTGCTCCGCTCAGAATGACAAAGAAAACATGTCATTCCAAGCGACATCCAACACGTCATTCCGAGCGAAGTCGAGGAATCTCATAAGCCAGTACGCCCCCTACATCTACGCCCTCTTCCTCCTCCTTTGGGGCAGCATCATGCGCTGGCCAGCCTTCCTCATGGGCATGCCCTTCTTCTGCGTAGGCCTC carries:
- a CDS encoding helix-turn-helix transcriptional regulator; amino-acid sequence: MQVLKATDIATVVKTRRKQLNLTQAQCAAFCGVGNRFFSELENGKDSLHIGKVLNVLQMLGINLHTIEKENDK
- a CDS encoding type II toxin-antitoxin system HipA family toxin; this translates as MILNVFFGSRLAGTLESTPNQGIIFQYNSEFAKTGPSLSQALPLQSAPFSQKECLPFFSGILPEGDVKRRVSDFLHISESSTFKLLQELGGDCAGMISILPESTPVKAQDTYTLDTKNYLKISDRKLLEFIQNSATRPLLKATEELRLSLAGAQEKLPLAFFGGKFYLPKDGAPSTHIIKPTGTGELASLAANEYICTQLAKSAGLPTPRTELRKLGDHYFFMTERYDRLISGKNISRLHQEDMCQALGIMSDRKYQNDGGPSLAGIYQLIKQKTSIPLLDTKAFIQYALFNLLIGNCDAHGKNYSLLYRGNMVQLAPIYDTVCTLIYPSLTQKTSMKFGKHYEIKKIKKDDLELWATEVNLRPGIFLDIYKELGEKIKKGFEPLKNDPAIADFKDTLTRIQESFFLHSLL
- a CDS encoding glycosyltransferase family 2 protein; the protein is MSEQNTAKKISFVIPCYRSQGTIEAVVNEIRETVATRNESSRAANMSSRAANMSSRAKSRDLFDYEIILVNDSSPDKVWDVIKNLAAADPKIKGICLAKNFGQHCALMAGYGAATGDYVVSLDDDGQTPASETFKLVDKLEEGFDVVYGYYEHKKEHLFRRFGSWTNKKMAEAIIGQPKTLQTTSFFIMKKFIVDEIVRYPHPFAYISGLVFRATKNLGNVEVEHRNRLEGESGYTIAGLIRLWINGFTAFSVKPLRAATFIGFLCAIVGLVSGGFVVYEKLMRPEIPVGYTSMLATMLFIGGMLMLLLGLIGEYIGRIYISINQSPQYVIRERV